One window from the genome of Desulfonatronum thiodismutans encodes:
- a CDS encoding DUF4911 domain-containing protein translates to MYLQLAPDGISLLKFLLEAEDNLAYQSTVSPHTAVVKLVFAPGREREVREFLETAHHQLTFREVVTFRGE, encoded by the coding sequence ATGTATCTGCAGCTCGCCCCGGACGGCATCTCCTTGCTGAAGTTTCTTCTGGAGGCCGAGGACAATCTGGCCTATCAGAGTACGGTGAGCCCGCATACGGCGGTGGTCAAGCTGGTCTTCGCCCCGGGCCGGGAGCGGGAAGTTCGGGAGTTTCTGGAGACGGCGCACCATCAATTAACGTTTCGAGAGGTGGTTACGTTCCGGGGTGAGTGA
- a CDS encoding TatD family hydrolase has translation MSSKKNIPLPETFGLPPVGVETHAHLDFPDFAEDLDNVMDRARAAGVAWFGNIFLSPEAYRTHQPRLSAIAGMFFTLGIHPHEATTVTPDVLADMAALFAQNQGKDKGLRALGEIGLDFYWDRSPRDVQVRAFQDQLSLARELDLPVIVHSREAEPETLAILLDMGFKDRPLLWHCFGQGRELAEDVLAHGWHISIPGPVTFPKSTTLRQVIPHIPLSRMVLETDCPFLTPHPFRGKRNEPAYLCYTAQAVAELRGQPIQDVWKACGETARAFFNLKATAQFVQ, from the coding sequence ATGTCGTCAAAAAAAAACATCCCCTTGCCGGAGACGTTCGGCCTGCCCCCCGTGGGCGTGGAAACTCATGCTCACCTGGACTTTCCGGACTTCGCCGAGGATCTGGACAATGTCATGGACCGGGCCAGGGCGGCGGGAGTGGCCTGGTTCGGCAACATCTTTCTGTCACCTGAAGCGTACCGGACCCATCAGCCGCGATTGTCCGCCATTGCCGGGATGTTCTTTACCCTGGGCATCCACCCGCACGAGGCAACCACGGTCACGCCGGACGTTCTGGCGGACATGGCCGCGCTGTTCGCCCAAAATCAGGGTAAGGACAAGGGACTCCGCGCTCTGGGCGAAATCGGACTCGACTTTTATTGGGACCGCAGCCCCAGGGATGTCCAGGTCCGGGCGTTCCAGGACCAGTTGAGCCTGGCCAGGGAGCTGGACTTGCCCGTAATCGTCCACAGCCGAGAGGCTGAGCCGGAAACCCTGGCCATCCTGTTGGACATGGGCTTCAAAGACCGTCCCCTGCTCTGGCATTGTTTCGGCCAGGGCCGGGAACTGGCGGAAGACGTCCTGGCTCATGGCTGGCACATCTCCATCCCCGGACCGGTCACCTTTCCCAAAAGCACGACCCTGCGCCAAGTAATCCCCCACATTCCACTATCCCGGATGGTCCTGGAAACGGACTGCCCGTTCCTGACCCCGCACCCCTTTCGGGGGAAACGCAACGAACCGGCCTATCTCTGCTATACGGCCCAGGCCGTCGCCGAACTGCGCGGCCAGCCGATTCAGGATGTCTGGAAGGCCTGCGGGGAAACGGCCAGAGCGTTTTTCAATCTGAAGGCAACTGCTCAGTTCGTCCAATAA